The following are encoded together in the Longimicrobium sp. genome:
- the sdaAA gene encoding L-serine ammonia-lyase, iron-sulfur-dependent, subunit alpha, giving the protein MHKSIESLIRDAEQSGRPLPQVVLDRESAEMGIAPEKIRARIGQTLGVMRGAIAEGLEGKVRSASGLTGGRSKRLWDDGPRILGPRVTTILARAISTLEVNAAMGLIVAAPTAGAAGVLPAILISVDEFADGGMGEDRLIDAMLVAGGVGGVIAQRASLAGAEGGCQAETGTAAAMGAAAVTWLHGGTHEQISTSIALCLQGMLGLICDPIGGLVEIPCIYRNASAAMQAIAAAEMALANLDFPVSADEVIDVMGEVGRRMPSAYRETAMGGLAATPSAQRLVQIRPTKRPSGASS; this is encoded by the coding sequence ATGCACAAATCCATCGAATCGCTGATCCGCGACGCCGAGCAGAGCGGCCGCCCGCTGCCCCAGGTGGTGCTGGATAGGGAGTCCGCCGAGATGGGGATCGCGCCGGAGAAGATCCGGGCGCGCATCGGCCAGACGCTGGGCGTAATGCGCGGCGCCATCGCCGAGGGGCTGGAGGGCAAGGTCCGCTCGGCCTCGGGGCTCACGGGCGGGCGCTCCAAGCGGTTGTGGGACGACGGTCCGCGCATCCTGGGCCCCCGCGTCACCACCATCCTCGCCCGCGCCATCTCCACGCTCGAGGTGAACGCCGCGATGGGGCTGATCGTGGCCGCCCCCACCGCGGGCGCCGCGGGTGTGCTGCCGGCCATCCTGATCTCGGTAGACGAGTTCGCGGACGGCGGCATGGGCGAGGACCGGCTGATCGATGCCATGCTCGTGGCGGGCGGCGTGGGCGGGGTGATCGCCCAGCGCGCCTCGCTGGCGGGCGCCGAGGGCGGGTGCCAGGCCGAAACCGGCACGGCGGCAGCCATGGGTGCCGCAGCCGTCACCTGGCTGCACGGGGGAACGCACGAGCAGATCTCCACCTCCATCGCGCTCTGCCTACAGGGAATGCTGGGGCTGATCTGCGACCCCATCGGCGGGCTAGTGGAAATCCCCTGCATCTACCGGAACGCCAGCGCCGCCATGCAGGCCATCGCCGCAGCCGAGATGGCGCTCGCGAACCTGGATTTCCCCGTCTCGGCGGACGAGGTGATCGATGTGATGGGCGAAGTGGGCCGCCGGATGCCCTCGGCGTACCGCGAAACGGCGATGGGCGGCCTGGCCGCCACGCCCTCGGCGCAACGACTGGTGCAGATCCGCCCCACCAAGCGCCCGTCCGGGGCCAGCAGCTAG
- a CDS encoding AI-2E family transporter, translating into MSSADRQQNPPRPSPFAVLTAAVAAVLLLLFVYSVAQVLLLFFVAALFALYLGSIIGFLEERARLPRAAGLLVALALTGLWAFAVGWLVLPPVARQTQALITALPGQIQVWTASLRDLVERYPLLATVLPPERLNEQLSTVADNAGRFAAGIFPVVFDTLHFLINLVSVMVMGIYMALRPELYREGVVLLAPPVHRELVRDILADLGKSLRAWIGGQFLAMVFLGVLTWIGLELLNVPFALAFGVFTGVVVMVPFFGSLVSTLLPALFVLGAGGAVQAWLVVLLGVVVHLIEANFVHPLIMERRVHLPPVLTILSVLIMADLLGPIGLLVAVPVLASLMVIIRRIYVHRLLEGKGFRRFVRDAPAEVRVPESSMRLEGASVSIPSMLEEAGSAPR; encoded by the coding sequence ATGAGCTCCGCCGACCGACAGCAGAACCCGCCCCGACCGTCTCCCTTCGCCGTGCTCACGGCGGCGGTGGCGGCGGTGCTGCTGCTGCTCTTCGTCTACAGCGTCGCGCAGGTGCTGCTGCTGTTCTTCGTGGCGGCCCTCTTTGCGCTGTACCTGGGCTCCATCATCGGCTTTCTGGAAGAGCGCGCGCGGCTGCCCCGGGCGGCGGGGCTGCTCGTCGCCCTGGCGCTGACGGGGTTGTGGGCGTTCGCCGTCGGCTGGCTGGTGCTGCCGCCGGTGGCCCGGCAGACGCAGGCGCTGATCACGGCGCTCCCCGGGCAGATCCAGGTGTGGACGGCCAGCCTTCGCGACCTGGTGGAGCGGTATCCCCTGCTCGCGACGGTGCTGCCGCCCGAACGGCTGAACGAGCAGCTATCCACCGTGGCCGACAACGCGGGGCGCTTCGCCGCGGGCATCTTTCCCGTCGTCTTCGACACGCTGCACTTCCTCATCAATCTGGTCAGCGTGATGGTGATGGGGATTTACATGGCGCTGCGCCCCGAGCTGTACCGCGAGGGCGTGGTGCTGCTCGCGCCGCCGGTGCACCGCGAGCTGGTGCGCGACATTTTGGCGGACCTGGGCAAGTCGCTCCGCGCGTGGATCGGGGGGCAGTTCCTGGCCATGGTGTTCCTGGGCGTGCTCACCTGGATCGGCCTGGAACTGCTGAACGTGCCGTTCGCGCTGGCGTTCGGCGTGTTCACGGGCGTGGTGGTGATGGTGCCGTTCTTCGGAAGCCTGGTGTCGACGCTGCTCCCCGCCCTCTTCGTCCTGGGTGCGGGGGGCGCGGTGCAGGCATGGCTGGTGGTGCTGCTGGGGGTGGTGGTGCACCTGATCGAAGCCAACTTCGTGCACCCGCTGATCATGGAGCGGCGCGTGCACCTGCCGCCGGTGCTCACCATACTGAGCGTGCTGATCATGGCCGACCTGCTGGGCCCCATCGGCCTGCTGGTGGCGGTGCCGGTGCTGGCCTCGCTCATGGTGATCATCCGCCGGATCTACGTACACCGGCTGCTGGAAGGAAAGGGCTTCCGCCGCTTCGTCCGCGACGCCCCGGCCGAGGTCCGCGTCCCGGAATCGTCCATGAGGCTGGAAGGGGCGTCGGTGAGCATTCCGTCCATGCTCGAGGAGGCCGGTTCGGCACCGAGATAG
- a CDS encoding DUF1611 domain-containing protein, translating to MNHDLTTYRYLVVAEGQFGPLTSKTANSAVRFLPDRVLGVMDSRLAGKTVQDVLGFGGGIPIVGTLDDGLALGPTALLIGIAPQGGALPLEWRPMLRQAIAAGLPIVAGLHSHISDDPELASLAAERGVPIHDLRKPPTDLPVSNGRARNVDAYTVLTVGTDCNIGKMTAGLHIRDALTRRGTKVGFAATGQTGILIEGWGIAVDAVVADFISGAAERLVLQAAEGNDVVLVEGQGSLVHPGYSGVTLGLLHGSMPDGMILCHQPTRSCPYGGGGVYSWMPLPTVPEMITICESAIAPLRPAKVIGISLVTFDMDEAAARDAIARTAEETGLPVTDPVRFGSEPLADAILAAAAQKRSAPRPG from the coding sequence ATGAATCACGACCTGACGACGTACCGCTACCTGGTGGTGGCCGAGGGGCAGTTCGGGCCACTGACCAGCAAGACGGCCAACAGCGCCGTCCGCTTCCTCCCCGACCGCGTGCTGGGCGTGATGGACTCGCGCCTGGCCGGCAAGACCGTGCAGGACGTCCTTGGATTCGGGGGCGGCATTCCCATCGTCGGAACGCTGGACGACGGGCTGGCGCTGGGGCCCACCGCCCTGCTCATCGGCATCGCGCCGCAGGGGGGCGCGCTTCCACTCGAGTGGCGGCCGATGCTGCGTCAGGCGATCGCCGCCGGGCTGCCCATCGTCGCGGGGCTTCACTCGCACATCTCCGACGACCCCGAGCTCGCCAGCCTGGCGGCGGAGCGCGGCGTGCCCATCCACGATCTGCGCAAACCGCCGACGGACCTGCCCGTGAGCAACGGGCGGGCGCGGAACGTGGACGCCTACACCGTGCTTACCGTGGGCACCGACTGCAACATCGGCAAGATGACCGCCGGGCTGCACATCCGCGACGCGCTCACCCGGCGCGGCACGAAGGTGGGCTTCGCGGCCACGGGGCAGACGGGGATTCTGATCGAGGGATGGGGGATCGCCGTCGACGCCGTGGTGGCCGACTTCATCAGCGGCGCGGCAGAGCGGCTGGTGCTGCAGGCCGCGGAGGGCAACGACGTGGTGCTGGTGGAGGGCCAGGGCTCGCTGGTGCACCCGGGCTACTCGGGCGTCACCCTGGGGCTGCTGCACGGGTCCATGCCAGACGGGATGATCCTGTGCCACCAGCCCACGCGCAGCTGCCCGTACGGCGGCGGCGGCGTGTACTCGTGGATGCCGCTCCCCACGGTGCCGGAGATGATCACCATCTGCGAGAGCGCCATCGCGCCGCTGCGGCCCGCGAAGGTGATCGGAATCTCGCTCGTCACCTTCGACATGGACGAGGCCGCCGCACGAGACGCCATCGCGCGCACGGCGGAGGAGACAGGGCTCCCGGTGACCGACCCGGTGCGCTTCGGCTCGGAGCCGCTGGCGGACGCCATCCTGGCCGCGGCCGCGCAGAAGCGCTCGGCACCGCGTCCGGGCTGA
- a CDS encoding PspA/IM30 family protein, producing the protein MGIFTKLKMLVRSNLNDLIAQAENPEKMLEQVIIDMREQQTRAKQEVALAIAEERKLKSQVDAEARQAQEWERRAMLAVQQGGDDLARQALMRQQEYAQRAQSMHETWQRQVADTEKVKDALRQLQVKIEEAQRKKNLLIAKQKRAQAQRRIHETMAGLSDTSAFETFERMAQKIEHNERLALAAAEVSEELSGDPLEKQFRALEAGGGSADVEYRLLELKAKAGLGLAPGAAQPALPQGSGAPRLGAGQPAAQPQDLSVHDAELVDDDAGAHTAAERTAFAPPPPADATQAHGGGNLADADLAARIDALNRG; encoded by the coding sequence ATGGGGATCTTCACGAAGCTCAAGATGCTGGTCCGGTCGAACCTGAACGACCTGATCGCCCAGGCGGAGAACCCGGAGAAGATGCTCGAGCAGGTCATCATCGACATGCGAGAGCAGCAGACCCGGGCCAAGCAGGAGGTGGCACTCGCCATCGCCGAAGAGCGCAAGCTCAAGTCGCAGGTAGACGCCGAGGCCCGCCAGGCGCAGGAGTGGGAGCGCCGCGCCATGCTGGCCGTTCAGCAGGGGGGCGACGACCTGGCCCGCCAGGCGCTGATGCGCCAGCAGGAGTACGCGCAGCGCGCCCAGAGCATGCACGAGACCTGGCAGCGGCAGGTGGCCGACACCGAAAAGGTGAAGGACGCGCTGCGGCAGCTGCAGGTGAAGATCGAGGAGGCGCAGCGCAAGAAGAACCTGCTGATCGCCAAGCAGAAGCGCGCGCAGGCGCAGCGCCGCATCCACGAAACGATGGCCGGCCTGTCCGACACGTCGGCGTTCGAGACGTTCGAGCGGATGGCGCAGAAGATCGAGCACAACGAGCGCCTGGCGCTGGCCGCCGCCGAGGTGTCGGAAGAGCTCTCGGGCGACCCGCTGGAAAAGCAGTTCCGCGCGCTGGAGGCCGGCGGCGGCAGCGCCGACGTGGAGTACCGGCTGCTGGAGCTGAAGGCCAAGGCCGGGCTGGGGCTTGCCCCCGGCGCCGCGCAGCCCGCCCTGCCGCAGGGGTCGGGCGCACCGCGCCTGGGCGCCGGCCAGCCGGCCGCGCAGCCGCAGGACCTGTCGGTGCACGACGCCGAACTGGTGGACGACGACGCGGGCGCGCACACGGCGGCCGAGCGCACGGCTTTCGCGCCGCCCCCTCCGGCGGACGCGACCCAGGCGCACGGCGGCGGCAACCTGGCCGACGCGGACTTGGCCGCCCGCATCGACGCCCTGAACCGCGGCTGA